The following coding sequences are from one Triticum aestivum cultivar Chinese Spring chromosome 5A, IWGSC CS RefSeq v2.1, whole genome shotgun sequence window:
- the LOC123105011 gene encoding myosin-12 yields MGTPVNIIVGSQVWLEDPDEAWVDGEVTGIKGADVTVATTNGKTVVASLASIYPKDTEAPPAGVDDMTKLAYLHEPGVLHNLACRYSLNEIYTYTGNILIAVNPFQRLPHLYDVHMMEQYKGATFGELSPHLFAIADSCYRAMINEHGSQSILVSGESGAGKTETTKMLMRYLAFMGGRSGTEGRTVEQQVLESNPVLEAFGNAKTVKNNNSSRFGKFVEIQFDKYGKISGAAVRTYLLERSRVCQVSDPERNYHCFYMLCSAPPEDVKRFKVGDPRSFHYLNQTSCYEVANVDDAREYLETRNAMDIVGISQEEQDAIFRVVAAILHLGNINFSKGKEIDSSRLRDEKSINHLKTVAELLMCDEKLLEDSLCQRVIVTPDGNITKPLDPDSALQSRDALAKTVYSRLFDWIVDKINNSIGQDPDAISIIGVLDIYGFESFKVNSFEQLCINMTNEKLQQHFNQHVFKMEQEEYTRDEIDWSYVEFVDNQDVLDLIEKKPGGIIALLDEACMFPKSTHETFAQKMYQTYKSHKRFSKPKLARTAFTINHYAGDVTYQADYFLDKNKDYVVAEHQALLNSSRCSFVANLFPPLPEESSKQSKFSSIGTRFKQQLQALMETLSTTEPHYIRCVKPNTVLKPGIFENDNVLNQLRCGGVLEAIRISCAGYPTKRTFDEFIDRFGVLAPELVDSSDEKTACAAICDKMGLKGYQIGKTKVFLRAGQMAELDARRAEVLANAVRLIQRRIRTHLMRKEFVSLKKASIQTQKFWRARLARKLFEHMRRVAAAITIQKHTRTHSAWKAYLQIYRSSITIQTGLRAMAARKEHRFRRETKATIIIQTRWRQHKAYVAYKLQKRASLILQCSWRGRVARKELRKLKMEARDNGALKEAKDKLEKRVEELTWRLDVEKHLRVDLEVAKGQEITKLQSALQEMQEKLEEAHAAIINEKEAAKLAIEQAPPKIVEVPVVDNAKVELLTSQNEELETELGTFRTKAEDLEKKLFEIQKQSDELSRETQERDSKINQVQDMIARLETNLSNMESENHVLRQQSLLASADDDNKTKQIESLESKIAILESENQLLRSNPAPAVQAVVTPEVIEPAVVKVLENGHQHGEPKMEEVVVPPVKNLSKQQSLTDRQQENHDVLIKSLAEDRRYDNRRPAAACIVYKSLLHWHSFEAEKTNIFDRIIHTIRSYVENAETSGELAYWLSTTSTLLYLLQNTLKASSSSTKVPNRSRTATGNLFNRMVQNARSSSSGLGISNGYSGMVGRADTTSMIEAKYPAVRFKQQLTAYVEKIYGMMRDSLKREISAILTLCIQAPRAGRVRASRGSLKSIHSSALSRQASSVHWQNIVKCLNHTLETMNNNYVPPMIIRKTFSQVFAFMNVQLFNSLLLRRECCSFSNGEFLKAGLQELEQWCSRTTEEYAGTSWDELQHIRQAVGFLVLHQKSHKTLEEITDELCPVLSISQIYRIGTMFWDDKYGAQGLSQEVIGNMRTMTTDDSITTPNSSFLLDDDSSIPISLDDIARLMLDINPTDVEPPPLLRQNSQFHFLLQQHTD; encoded by the exons ATG GGGACTCCGGTCAACATCATCGTCGGCTCGCAGGTCTGGCTGGAGGATCCCGACGAGGCCTGGGTCGACGGCGAGGTCACCGGGATCAAGGGCGCCGACGTCACCGTCGCCACCACCAACGGCAAAACG GTTGTGGCCAGCCTCGCGAGCATATACCCCAAAGACACGGAAGCGCCCCCAGCAGGAGTGGACGACATGACGAAGCTCGCTTACCTCCATGAACCGGGAGTCCTGCATAACCTTGCCTGCCGGTACAGCCTTAACGAGATATAC ACGTACACCGGGAACATCTTGATTGCAGTCAATCCTTTCCAGAGGCTGCCCCATCTCTACGACGTGCACATGATGGAGCAGTACAAAGGCGCCACCTTCGGGGAGCTCAGCCCCCATCTTTTCGCGATTGCAGATTCTTGCTACAG GGCAATGATCAATGAGCATGGAAGCCAGTCAATATTGGTGAGCGGTGAGAGTGGTGCTGGTAAGACAGAGACGACAAAGATGCTCATGAGGTACCTTGCGTTCATGGGAGGAAGGTCTGGAACCGAGGGACGAACCGTTGAGCAGCAAGTTCTAGAG TCTAACCCAGTACTGGAAGCATTTGGTAATGCGAAGACGGTGAAGAATAACAACTCAAG TCGATTTGGTAAGTTTGTTGAAATCCAATTTGACAAATACGGGAAGATATCTGGTGCGGCCGTTCGCACATACCTCCTTGAACGATCACGAGTATGCCAGGTCTCTGATCCTGAACGGAACTACCATTGCTTTTACATGCTATGCTCTGCACCACCGGAG GACGTAAAAAGGTTTAAGGTGGGAGACCCGCGATCATTTCATTACCTGAACCAAACAAGCTGCTATGAAGTAGCTAATGTGGACGACGCAAGAGAATACCTAGAAACAAGAAATGCAATGGATATAGTTGGAATTTCTCAAGAAGAACAG GATGCAATCTTCAGAGTAGTAGCGGCAATCCTTCATCTAGGAAACATTAATTTCTCCAAAGGGAAAGAAATTGATTCATCACGGTTGAGGGATGAGAAATCAATCAATCACCTGAAAACAGTGGCAGAACTGCTAAT GTGTGATGAGAAGTTGCTTGAAGACTCTCTTTGTCAGCGTGTTATTGTAACACCTGATGGAAATATCACAAAACCCCTCGATCCAGATTCTGCTCTACAGAGTCGTGATGCCTTGGCAAAGACGGTGTATTCACGACTATTCGACTG GATTGTGGATAAGATCAATAACTCGATTGGTCAAGATCCTGATGCAATAAGTATAATAGGAGTGCTGGATATATATGGATTTGAGAGTTTCAAGGTCAACAG TTTTGAGCAACTGTGCATCAACATGACAAATGAGAAATTGCAGCAGCACTTCAATCAG CACGTATTCAAGATGGAGCAAGAAGAGTATACAAGGGATGAAATAGACTGGAGCTATGTGGAATTTGTGGATAATCAGGATGTGCTGGACCTGATTGAGAAG AAACCTGGAGGAATAATTGCCCTCCTGGATGAGGCATG CATGTTTCCGAAGTCCACTCACGAGACATTTGCACAAAAGATGTATCAAACATACAAATCACATAAGCGCTTTAGCAAGCCCAAACTTGCCAGGACTGCCTTCACAATCAATCACTACGCAGGAGAT GTCACGTACCAAGCCGATTATTTTCTTGACAAGAACAAAGATTATGTGGTCGCTGAACATCAAGCTCTACTAAATTCGTCAAGGTGCTCTTTTGTTGCAAATCTCTTTCCTCCATTACCAGAGGAAAGTTCTAAACAGTCCAAATTCTCTTCCATCGGTACTCGCTTTAAG CAACAACTCCAAGCCCTGATGGAAACATTGAGTACGACAGAACCACACTACATTAGATGTGTGAAGCCTAATACTGTACTGAAACCTGGCATCTTCGAGAACGACAATGTCTTGAATCAATTGAGATGTGGG GGTGTTTTGGAAGCAATCCGGATCAGTTGTGCTGGCTATCCGACGAAGAGAACATTTGATGAGTTCATTGATCGATTCGGAGTGCTTGCACCAGAGCTTGTGGACAG TTCTGACGAGAAGACAGCTTGCGCAGCAATATGTGATAAAATGGGATTGAAGGGATACCAG ATAGGAAAAACAAAGGTATTCCTAAGAGCTGGCCAGATGGCAGAGCTGGATGCCAGAAGAGCAGAAGTATTGGCCAATGCTGTGCGACTTATCCAGAGGCGTATAAGAACGCATCTTATGCGAAAGGAATTCGTCAGCTTAAAAAAGGCTTCCATTCAAACTCAAAAGTTCTGGAGAG CACGACTAGCTAGAAAGCTTTTTGAGCACATGAGAAGAGTCGCTGCTGCAATTACAATACAGAAGCACACCCGTACTCATTCTGCCTGGAAAGCTTACCTACAAATATACAGATCATCAATAACAATACAGACAGGATTACGTGCAATGGCTGCTCGTAAGGAGCACAGGTTCAGAAGAGAGACCAAAGCGACCATCATCATCCAG ACTCGATGGCGCCAACACAAAGCCTATGTTGCTTACAAACTGCAAAAAAGAGCTTCTCTAATTCTCCAGTGCTCGTGGAGGGGACGTGTTGCAAGGAAGGAACTTCGGAAGCTCAAAATG GAAGCAAGAGATAATGGTGCACTTAAAGAAGCCAAAGACAAGCTGGAAAAGAGAGTTGAGGAACTCACATGGAGATTAGATGTTGAGAAGCATTTGAGG GTTGACCTTGAGGTAGCCAAGGGACAAGAAATTACAAAGTTACAATCTGCGTTGCAAGAAATGCAAGAAAAGCTTGAGGAAGCCCATGCAGCAATTATAAATGAGAAAGAAGCTGCAAAGTTAGCAATTGAACAGGCACCACCTAAGATAGTAGAGGTGCCAGTGGTGGATAACGCAAAAGTTGAGTTGTTGACAAGTCAAAACGAGGAACTTGAG ACTGAGCTCGGTACGTTTAGAACGAAGGCTGAAGATCTTGAGAAGAAGCTTTTTGAGATTCAAAAACAGTCTGACGAATTGTCACGTGAGACACAAGAACGGGACTCCAAAATTAATCAAGTTCAAGACATGATCGCTAG GCTTGAAACAAATTTATCCAACATGGAATCTGAAAACCACGTTCTACGCCAACAATCGTTGCTTGCGTCAGCAGATGATGATAATAAGACAAAACAAATAGAGAG TCTGGAAAGCAAGATTGCCATCTTGGAGTCAGAGAATCAGTTGCTCCGCAGCAATCCTGCACCAGCTGTTCAAGCAGTAGTCACTCCTGAAGTGATTGAGCCAGCTGTTGTGAAG GTTCTTGAGAATGGACACCAGCATGGAGAACCTAAAATG GAGGAGGTGGTTGTTCCCCCAGTAAAGAATTTAAGCAAACAACAGTCGCTGACGGACCGACAGCAA GAAAATCATGATGTCCTTATCAAAAGCCTGGCTGAAGACAGGAGATATGACAACAGAAGACCAGCTGCAGCATGTATTGTCTACAAATCACTTCTTCACTGGCACTCATTTGAAGCAGAAAAGACAAACATATTTGATCGTATCATCCATACAATTAGGTCATATGTTGAG AATGCTGAAACTTCTGGAGAACTAGCTTATTGGCTGTCGACAACATCAACCCTCCTCTACCTTTTACAAAATACACTTAAAGCTAGCAGTTCATCTACTAAAGTACCAAATCGCAGCAGGACCGCAACAGGCAACCTATTCAATAGAATGGTGCAG AATGCTCGATCATCATCGTCAGGATTAGGTATTTCAAACGGATACAGTGGAATGGTAGGAAGAGCTGACACTACATCAATGATAGAGGCTAAGTATCCAGCTGTACGTTTCAAGCAACAGTTAACAGCATATGTCGAGAAGATATATGGCATGATGAGAGATAGCCTGAAAAGGGAAATAAGTGCAATATTGACTCTCTGCATACAG GCTCCAAGAGCTGGTCGTGTAAGAGCATCTCGAGGATCATTGAAAAGTATACACTCTAGTGCACTATCAAGGCAAGCATCAAGTGTGCATTGGCAGAACATTGTCAAGTGCCTGAATCATACACTGGAAACGATGAACAATAATTAT GTACCTCCAATGATAATTAGGAAAACATTCAGTCAAGTATTTGCATTTATGAACGTTCAACTCTTCAACAG TTTGCTACTTCGGCGTGAATGCTGCTCCTTTAGCAATGGAGAATTCTTGAAGGCTGGTTTACAGGAACTGGAGCAATGGTGCTCTAGAACAACTGAAGAG TATGCAGGAACATCTTGGGATGAACTGCAACACATAAGGCAGGCAGTTGGGTTCCTG GTTTTGCATCAGAAATCGCACAAGACACTGGAGGAAATCACTGATGAGCTTTGCCCC GTTCTGAGCATCAGCCAAATATATCGCATCGGAACGATGTTCTGGGATGATAAATACGGTGCACAAGGTCTATCCCAAGAG GTAATTGGAAACATGAGAACAATGACGACAGATGACTCGATAACTACTCCGAACAGTTCTTTCTTACTAGATGACGACTCAAG CATACCGATATCCTTGGATGATATAGCGCGACTGATGCTCGACATCAACCCGACTGACGTGGAGCCGCCACCACTACTGCGGCAGAACTCCCAGTTCCACTTTCTTCTGCAACAGCATACAGACTGA
- the LOC123101595 gene encoding uncharacterized protein yields the protein MYTPAEETGVLRATGGANGGATARTQSVHAGDRRCGGRFWALAEEDDADGEADDPPSPPSPTPSDHVNDWFNAGYSEEEVASAIDDVLPIHDPARLGIDAGEKIEMVRRRTSLAAIKPWKGPLPKVLFRATALIRRRPGRVWLLDLSGGRW from the exons ATGTACACACCAGCA GAGGAGACTGGTGTGTTGAGAGCTACTGGAGGGGCGAATGGAGGGGCTACCGCGCGCACCCAATCTGTCCACGCCGGGGATcgccggtgcggtggacggttttGGGCGCTAGCGGAGGAGGACGACGCGGATGGAGAGGCGGACGatccgccatcgccgccgtcgcctaCGCCGTCGGACCACGTTAATGACTGGTTCAATGCCGGCTATTCAGAGGAGGAGGTGGCGTCTGCGATCGATGATGTTCTACCTATCCATGATCCGGCCAGGTTGGGGATCGACGCGGGCGAGAAGATAGAGATGGTCCGCCGGAGAACCTCGTTGGCGGCGATCAAGCCATGGAAAGGCCCTCTTCCTAAG GTTCTCTTCCGGGCTACTGCGCTAatccgacggaggccagggcgtgtttggttactggatctgtccggtgggagatggtag
- the LOC123105010 gene encoding uncharacterized protein isoform X1, which translates to MHKSSVCLFSRQDECTWMFFRERSGFFFFLRGRVRAHALLSGQGPITHSGVSPCPPHSLSLSRPPNASVEQSSLADKESSGSAHKLQPNSDSSAQTNHQCLGLLPPCPCRGRAGATAAARRRRRRRRSSEPRRASGGLSVTHRRHLHSSARLAALITNSSRAARNSAGGARLLLTRRALAGAVATVTLAVAGRARAAEEGGEGVVGAFKSLFDPNEETKAGKVLPKAYLKAAREVVRTLRESLGEGDAAGDSASFRRGADSAKTSIREFLGGWRGQPAVAKEESYVALEKAIKSLAEFYSKAGPFASLPGDVKNKILDDLNAAEAYL; encoded by the exons ATGCATAAATCTAGTGTATGCCTCTTCTCCCGTCAAGACGAGTGCACATGGATGTTTTTCAGAGAGAGGtcgggtttttttttttttttgagaggcCGGGTGAGAGCCCATGCGTTGTTATCGGGCCAGGGGCCTATCACACATTCTGGCGTGAGCCCATGTCcgcctcactctctctctctctctcgtcctcCCAACGCGTCAGTAGAGCAGAGCAGTCTTGCAGATAAGGAAAGCTCTGGTTCTGCGCACAAGCTCCAACCAAATTCCGACTCCTCTGCGCAGACCAATCACCAATGCCTGGGCCTCCTTCCACCATGTCCCTGCCGAGGCCGAGCAGGTGCTACCGCTGCTGCTCgtcgtcgacgccgccgccgccgaagcagcGAGCCGCGGAGAGCAAGCGGCGGCCTATCCGTAACCCATCGTCGCCACCTCCATTCATCCGCTCGTCTTGCCGCGCTAATAACTAACTCCTCGCGTGCCGCGCGCAACAGTGCAGGCGGAGCGCGGCTGCTGCTGACCCGGAGGGCGCTGGCGGGCGCTGTGGCGACGGTGACGTTGGCGGTGGCGGGCCGTgccagggcggcggaggagggcggcgagggGGTGGTGGGCGCGTTCAAGTCGCTGTTCGACCCGAACGAGGAGACCAAGGCCGGGAAGGTGCTGCCCAAGGCGTACCTGAAGGCGGCGCGGGAGGTGGTGCGGACGCTCCGGGAGTCGCTGGGGGAGGGCGACGCCGCCGGCGACTCGGCCAGCTTCCGCAGGGGCGCCGACTCCGCCAAGACGTCCATCCGAGAGTTCCTCGGCGGCTGGAGAGGCCAGCCCGCCGTCGCCAAAGAG GAGTCGTATGTGGCGCTGGAGAAGGCCATCAAATCGCTGGCGGAGTTCTACTCCAAGGCAGGGCCC